CGGTATGTCGAACCTTATCTTTAAGCTGTTCAACATTCCGATGGTGCGTAAAGACGATATCACCTCCGATGATATCTATGCGGTCGTAGAAGCCGGTGCGCTGGCCGGGGTGCTGCGTAAACAAGAACACGAGCTAATTGAAAACGTGTTTGAACTGGAATCGCGCACCGTGCCGTCATCGATGACTTCACGTGAAAACATCGTCTGGTTCAATCTCAATGAAGACGAAGAGAGCCTGAAGAACAAAATCGCTCTGCATCCGCACTCCAAATTCCTGGTGTGTAATGACAGCATCGACCACATCGTAGGCTACGTTGACTCCAAAGAGCTGCTTAATCGCGTCCTGGGTAACCAGAGCCTGGCGCTGACCAGCGGTGTACATATCCGCAATACGCTTATCGTGCCGGATACGCTGACCCTGTCAGAAGCGCTGGAAAGCTTTAAAACTGCCGGTGAAGACTTCGCGGTCATCATGAACGAATATGCTCTGGTAGTGGGTATCATCACGCTTAACGACGTAATGACAACGCTGATGGGTGATTTGGTCGGCCAGGGAATGGAAGAGCAGATTGTCGCCCGTGATGAGAACTCATGGCTGGTCGAAGGCGGTACGCCGATTGAAGATGTGATGCGCGTATTGGATATCGATGATTTTCCGCAGTCGGAAAACTATGAAACCATCGGCGGTTTCATGATGTATATGCTGCGTAAAATCCCAAAACGCACAGACAACGTGAAGTTCTCAGGCTACAAATTTGAAGTTGTTGATATCGATAACTTCCGCATCGACCAGTTGCTGGTAACGCGTATTGCCGATAAGTCGGCCACGCCGCTGATGCCGCGCCTGCCGGAAGACCCGGCGGTCGCCAAACCAGATGCCTGATGCTGGTGAGTTTATCTAAAACACAAACGGCCCTTAAAAGGGCCGTTTTTTTATACGCTGAAAACATCAACGGCCCCTTCCTGGGGCCGCTATGCGTACTGCTTCGATTCTGAAATTACATCATTTCGGTCTGTAAACGCAGAACCTGACGGTTAACTTCAGACATCACGGAATAGTGCTGCTTATCTTTGATTTTTGGTAAAAGGATCTTGCCTTTATCAAACTCAAACGCGCCAACGTCCTTGATATACAACCGTCCACGAAACAGGGTTTTTACGTACTTAGCCACCTGAAGTGGGTTGTAACGCTGGAAAATTTTCATTCTCGATCTCCTGCTAAGCTGCGTCTCCAGGGCACCACAGTTGGGCCAACACAATGAGACACAGAATTTTAACGCCCCTGAACTATAGACCATATTCGCCAGGTTACCAGCGACCTTAAATTTATTTACCGTGGTTTGACACTTATTCAGAGAATTCTTTTCAAACAATTAATGAACGCAGTATAACCAGTTGAATTTGCCCTGATATGTGCGACTACTCTCAAACTGGCACCATCATTGCGTGCGCCCTCTCATTTTACGCATATGCTGATAGTGGTCCGATCACCTGCCCCTATAAAAACTAAGGAGTGAAATATGTCCCTTCGCACCCTTCTGGCGCTTACGCTGATGCTGCCGGTTATGGCTATGGCCCATAACTTCACTCAGGATCAGCGCGTGGCCCCGGTGGGCATCAGCGAGAAAGGCGAGCTGATCCTCAACCAGGACGACTTTAGCTATAAACCCTGGAACAGCGCCCAGCTGCCGGGCAAAGTTCGGGTTATTCAACATATTGCCGGGCGAACCTCAGCCAAGCAGAAGAATGCTGCCCTTATTGAAGCGATCAAGGCCGCTAAACTTCCTCACGACCGCTATCAGACCACGACTATCGTGAACACCGATGACGCGATTATTGGCACCACGATGTTTGTAAACAGCAGCATCGAGAGCAATAAGAAACAGTTCCCATGGTCGCAGTTCATCGTCGACAGCAACGGCGTAGCGCGCAAAGTCTGGCAGCTGGAGCCGGAAAGCTCGGCTATTGTGGTATTAGATAAGTCAGGAAGGGTTCAGTTCGCGAAAGACGGTGCTTTAAACCCGGCAGAAGTGCAACAGGTTATTTCCCTGTTGCACAAATTACTTAATAATCAGTAAATTGACACCCGAAAGCCGGGGTTGAGGAAGGATTCGCGCGGGGTGTAATCCAGAGCGCGGCCTTGCCAGTCATTAACATGGGCACCTGCCGCCAGCGCTACGGCGTGGCCTGCGGCGGTGTCCCAGCTATTGGTTGGCCCAAAGCGTGGATAGAGCTGAGCCTCACCTTCGGCTACCAGGCAAAACTTCAGCGAAGATCCGATAGAGGTGGTCTGGTGCTCACCCAAAAGCTCCAAATACTCTTTTAGCTCATCATCGACGTGCGAGCGGCTGATGACCACCAGCGGCGGCCGGGCATCATGGACCTGAATTTGAGTCCGATTCCCTCCGGTTTCTTTCCAGGCTTTCCCTTCAGCAGCGCTGTACATCACGTGCAAGGCAGGCGCGTACACCACGCCCAGCACCGGCTTGCCATCCTCAATCAGCGCAATATTAACAGTGAACTCGTTATTACGTTTTAGGAACTCTTTGGTGCCGTCTAGTGGGTCCACCAGCCAGTATTTTTTCCATGCCTGACGCTCTTCCCAGGACTGTGGGGCTTCTTCAGAAAGAACCGGGATATCTGGCGTTAACGCCTGGAGGCCGGAAAGAATAACGCGGTGGGCCGCAAGATCCGCAGCGGTAACCGGAGAATGATCGGCTTTCTCCTGCGCTTCCATGGGCTGCTTGCCCTCGTAGACCTGCATAATAGCGTCACCGGCATCGCGAGCCAGCTGACAGATTGAATGTAACATTAGGCACCTCTTTTCATTGGTGTAGCCTGATAATTTTGGCCAAGTTTACTGGTAGTTATAGCCCATTGCGCCTGGCACGGCTATCGCTGAGTGCCGCCTTAATTATCTGGATTCTTCTCTGAAGCCTTCTGGCTGCGCGCTGCCAGCACGGTTTCTAAATTCAGCTCTATCCAGTCTGCCAGCGCCATAACTTTGCCGCTAATCTCCAGGCCCTGCTCTGTCAGAGAGTACTCCACATGCGGCGGTACTACGGCGTATACCTGCCGGTGAACAAAACCGTCGGCCTCCAGCCATTGCAGGGTTTGAGCCAGCATTTTTTCGCTTACCCCCTCCATTCGGCGGCGAAGCTCGCTAAAACGCAGCGTGCCATCGCGCAATGCCACCAGAATTAACACGCCCCATTGACTGGTGACATGCTTGAGCACCTCCCGCGACGGGCAACCTTTAGCAAAAAGATCCCCGCTACGCAGGCGCTCGCTCAGGGTGCCAGTCTGTGGGTCTGTTAGAATTTCCATACTTACCTTTTTGTACGTACTTACTAAAAGAAAGTTTGGTTGCTATTGTGCCATACCACGCTTATCACTCAAAGGAACACTCCATGATTGCGATTACCGGTGCATCTGGCCAGCTTGGCCGCCAGGTTATTCAGAAGTTACTGACCACCCACCCCGCTCATGAAATAGTGGCTATTGTGCGGCGCCCAGATAGCGTAGCCGACCTTGCCGCCGCGGGGGTACAGGTTCGGGTCGCGGATTATAACGACCAGCCCGCGCTGTCTCGTGCCCTGGCCGGAGTTAAAAAAGTTTTGCTGATATCCTCCAGCGAAATCGGCCAGCGGGTCGCTCAGCATCAGAATGTTATTGAGGCCGCACGTAGCAGCGGCGTTTCTCAAATCGTCTATACCAGCCTGCTCCATGCCGATAGCTCTCCTTTAGGACTGGCCGATGAGCACAGGCAAACAGAAAAGCTACTCGCCGGCTCCGGCCTTGAAGTAGTCCTGCTGCGTAATGGCTGGTACACCGAAAATTATTTAGCCAGCGTTCCCGCGGCAATTGAACACGGTATCCTGGCAGGCTGCGCCGGTGACGGGCTTATCAGCCCGGCCCCACGCGCCGATTATGCGGCGGCTGCGGCGGAGGTGCTGCGGCGCGACGGCCAGGCAGGAAAAGTCTGGGAGCTGGCCGGCGATAACGGCTGGACGCTGACTCAACTGGCGCAAGAGATTACGCGCCTGAGTGGGAAAGCGGTTCGTTAT
This genomic interval from Salmonella enterica subsp. enterica serovar Choleraesuis contains the following:
- a CDS encoding HxlR family transcriptional regulator; this encodes MEILTDPQTGTLSERLRSGDLFAKGCPSREVLKHVTSQWGVLILVALRDGTLRFSELRRRMEGVSEKMLAQTLQWLEADGFVHRQVYAVVPPHVEYSLTEQGLEISGKVMALADWIELNLETVLAARSQKASEKNPDN
- a CDS encoding 3'(2'),5'-bisphosphate nucleotidase CysQ, producing the protein MLHSICQLARDAGDAIMQVYEGKQPMEAQEKADHSPVTAADLAAHRVILSGLQALTPDIPVLSEEAPQSWEERQAWKKYWLVDPLDGTKEFLKRNNEFTVNIALIEDGKPVLGVVYAPALHVMYSAAEGKAWKETGGNRTQIQVHDARPPLVVISRSHVDDELKEYLELLGEHQTTSIGSSLKFCLVAEGEAQLYPRFGPTNSWDTAAGHAVALAAGAHVNDWQGRALDYTPRESFLNPGFRVSIY
- a CDS encoding NAD(P)-dependent oxidoreductase, with the translated sequence MIAITGASGQLGRQVIQKLLTTHPAHEIVAIVRRPDSVADLAAAGVQVRVADYNDQPALSRALAGVKKVLLISSSEIGQRVAQHQNVIEAARSSGVSQIVYTSLLHADSSPLGLADEHRQTEKLLAGSGLEVVLLRNGWYTENYLASVPAAIEHGILAGCAGDGLISPAPRADYAAAAAEVLRRDGQAGKVWELAGDNGWTLTQLAQEITRLSGKAVRYQDMSLEGFESALVSAGLPQPIAAMLADSDRGASQGGLFDDSHQLSQLLGRPTEPLAVSLRQHLA
- the ytfL gene encoding transporter; amino-acid sequence: MAGKNMLNSILVILCLIGISAFFSMSEISLAASRKIKLKLLADEGNINAQRILEVQENPGTFFTVVQIGLNAVAILGGIVGDAAFSPAFHDLFSRFLSPELSERLSFLMSFSLVTGMFILFADLTPKRIGMIAPESVALRIINPMRFCLMVFKPLVWFFNGMSNLIFKLFNIPMVRKDDITSDDIYAVVEAGALAGVLRKQEHELIENVFELESRTVPSSMTSRENIVWFNLNEDEESLKNKIALHPHSKFLVCNDSIDHIVGYVDSKELLNRVLGNQSLALTSGVHIRNTLIVPDTLTLSEALESFKTAGEDFAVIMNEYALVVGIITLNDVMTTLMGDLVGQGMEEQIVARDENSWLVEGGTPIEDVMRVLDIDDFPQSENYETIGGFMMYMLRKIPKRTDNVKFSGYKFEVVDIDNFRIDQLLVTRIADKSATPLMPRLPEDPAVAKPDA